The Juglans microcarpa x Juglans regia isolate MS1-56 chromosome 2S, Jm3101_v1.0, whole genome shotgun sequence genome has a window encoding:
- the LOC121253499 gene encoding uncharacterized protein LOC121253499 has protein sequence MKGYTRGVTVARSGTRVNHLLFADDYILFGRALADEWIKIQELLLKYEKASGQFLNKEKTTVFFSSNSRAEEKRKILVLGGSVMKGSYEKYLGLPPVIGKSKYNTFRGIKERVWKKISNWKNSFLSSAGKEVLIKAVLQAIPTYTMSVFKLPKNLCKELNSLMANFWWGNQSNSSRIHWCSWEILRKPKGREGLGFRDLESFNVALLAKQGWRFLQNPGSMATKIFKEKYFSSVTLFEAKLKYRPSFIWRSV, from the coding sequence ATGAAGGGTTACACAAGAGGAGTAACTGTAGCAAGAAGTGGAACTCGTGTAAAccatttactttttgcagatgactaCATTTTGTTTGGAAGAGCCTTAGCTGATGAATGGATAAAAATCCAAGAATTATTACTAAAGTATGAAAAAGCATCTGGGCAGTTTTTGAACAAGGAGAAAACAACAGTTTTTTTCAGCTCTAACTCAAGGGctgaagaaaaaaggaagatcTTGGTTTTAGGAGGCTCAGTTATGAAAGGTagctatgaaaaatatttgggtttGCCTCCAGTAATAGGGAAATCCAAGTACAATACATTTAGAGGTATAAAAGAAAGGGTGTGGAAGAAGATTAGCAATTGGAAGAACTCATTTCTTTCTTCAGCAGGCAAGGAggttttgatcaaggcagtatTACAAGCAATTCCAACATATACTATGAGTGTGTTTAAACTTCCAAAGAACCTGTGTAAGGAATTAAACTCACTTATGGCAAATTTCTGGTGGGGCAACCAGTCTAACAGCAGCAGAATTCACTGGTGCAGTTGGGAAATACTTAGAAAACCAAAAGGGAGGGAAGGCTTGGGTTTCAGAGATCTTGAGAGCTTCAATGTGGCTTTGTTGGCCAAACAAGGATGGAGGTTCTTACAGAATCCAGGGAGTATGGCAACCAagatttttaaggaaaaatacttTAGTTCAGTAACTTTGTTTGAAGCTAAGTTGAAATATAGACCTTCATTTATATGGAGGAGTGTATGA
- the LOC121253501 gene encoding uncharacterized protein LOC121253501, which produces MHAIWFYPAAADVWSESNTVIQKWRSNKTDLLELWDILVEKVSKDVLEEIAMVMRNIWLRRNEFIFERVFKSPSQVIKAARDELRVFQLVQQNARQTPAPRVEREAVLWSKPRESFVKANWDAAVSIKDRKVGLGVVIRDEGEEILVVAREQKKILTDSATAECLALWKAMEVCRELNFNRVLFKGDVQVIVNAVNKGEEDFSSYGSVVEDAKKLLKAIENWSVNFVYREANEAAHVLAHEALFLHPDIVWIEEIPNCIRSIICKGKSSNEVIVQ; this is translated from the coding sequence ATGCATGCAATTTGGTTCTATCCAGCAGCAGCAGATGTTTGGTCAGAATCAAACACTGTCATACAGAAGTGGAGATCAAATAAAACTGACTTACTAGAATTATGGGACATATTGGTGGAGAAGGTAAGCAAAGATGTGTTAGAGGAGATAGCCATGGTTATGAGGAACATCTGGTTAAGAAGAAATGAGTTCATCTTTGAGAGAGTTTTTAAAAGCCCAAGCCAAGTGATAAAAGCAGCTAGAGATGAATTAAGAGTGTTCCAACTAGTTCAACAGAATGCACGACAAACCCCAGCTCCAAGAGTAGAAAGAGAGGCTGTTCTGTGGAGCAAACCAAGAGAGTCCTTTGTTAAAGCAAATTGGGATGCAGCAGTGTCCATAAAAGATAGAAAGGTGGGGCTCGGGGTGGTTATTAGAGATGAGGGAGAGGAGATTTTGGTTGTTGCAAGAGAacagaaaaaaattttgacagATTCTGCAACAGCTGAATGTCTTGCACTTTGGAAAGCCATGGAAGTGTGTAGAGAGCTCAACTTCAATAGAGTTTTATTCAAAGGTGATGTTCAAGTCATAGTGAATGCTGTCAATAAAGGGGAAGAGGATTTTTCCTCTTATGGGAGTGTAGTTGAAGATGCCAAAAAGTTGCTAAAAGCTATAGAGAACTggagtgttaattttgtttatagGGAAGCAAATGAGGCAGCTCATGTTTTAGCTCATGAAGCTTTATTTTTACATCCTGATatagtttggattgaagagattCCTAATTGTATTAGGAGTATCATCTGTAAGGGGAAATCCAGTAATGAGGTTATAGTTCAATGA
- the LOC121253502 gene encoding protein FAR1-RELATED SEQUENCE 5-like, whose amino-acid sequence MVFDINEYLEGTTVVKDDEVRVEAPRSGMEFDSMKDLTAYYKQYAKQEGFGVRTQRTRKDDEGRPVYVTVGCACGRKYNPTNNNISKPRPTTRTDCKARVNATLSKNDKWIFTTIENVHNHITVSPKMTRFLRSHKHLDEYSQRILDLNDRAGIQMNKNFYSLVIDAGGFENLQFQEKDCRNFIDKARHLRLGKGGGKALNQYF is encoded by the coding sequence ATGGTCTTCGACATAAATGAATATTTAGAGGGTACCACTGTTGTCAAGGATGATGAGGTACGAGTTGAAGCACCAAGATCTGGGATGGAATTTGACAGTATGAAAGATCTTACAGCCTATTATAAGCAGTATGCGAAGCAAGAGGGTTTTGGTGTACGGACACAAAGGACTAGGAAAGATGATGAAGGGAGGCCTGTGTACGTGACTGTTGGTTGTGCCTGTGGCAGAAAGTACAATCCTACGAACAATAATATCTCGAAGCCACGACCAACAACTAGAACGGATTGTAAAGCGAGAGTAAATGCGACATTGAGCAAGAATGATAAATGGATTTTCACCACTATTGAAAATGTGCACAACCACATAACTGTGAGCCCCAAGATGACAAGATTCTTGCGATCTCACAAACATCTAGATGAATACAGTCAAAGGATCCTCGACCTAAATGATCGAGCTGGTATACAaatgaacaagaatttttattctcttgtcATTGATGCGGGGGGTTTTGAGAATCTTCAGTTTCAAGAGAAAGATTGTCGGAATTTCATTGACAAGGCTCGACATTTAAGGTTGGGTAAAGGTGGTGGCAAAGCACTTAATCAGTATTTCTAA
- the LOC121253503 gene encoding protein FAR1-RELATED SEQUENCE 5-like — MRDRNDGFVSNMNLDDEGRLRNVFWADARSRAAYEYFGDVVTFDTTYLTNRYGMPFAPFVGVNHHGQSILLGAGLISNEDTETFVWLFRMWLDCMNGREPKAMITDQDRAMKSAIAIVFPETRHRYCLWHIMRKLPEKLGSHAQFNAGLKTDLQIALYDSHTSGEFEEIWGQVIAKYDLHGNKWLQSLYEERSFWVPAYLKSVFWAGMSTTQRSESMNAFFDGYVHSGTTLKEFIDQFDNALRKKVELETMVDFNSNNQTIPCVSHFNIEKQFQRLYTNAKFKEVQRELLGLMCCNCSLVSTEGCILKYQVSDEISTDDHIKTLHFCVYYNEEEVEVKCTCALF; from the coding sequence ATGAGAGATCGGAATGATGGGTTCGTTTCTAACATGAACTTGGATGATGAGGGAAGGTTACGGAATGTATTTTGGGCTGATGCTCGGAGTCGAGCGGCGTATGAGTATTTCGGAGACGTAGTAACATTTGATACAACGTACCTAACAAATAGGTACGGGATGCCTTTTGCGCCATTCGTTGGTGTTAATCATCATGGTCAGTCGATATTATTAGGAGCGGGATTGATTTCAAACGAGGACACTGAAACTTTTGTGTGGTTGTTCCGAATGTGGTTGGATTGTATGAATGGTCGGGAGCCCAAAGCCATGATAACCGACCAAGATCGGGCAATGAAGAGTGCTATTGCCATTGTATTCCCTGAAACTCGTCACAGATATTGTTTATGGCATATAATGCGCAAACTTCCAGAGAAGCTAGGATCTCATGCGCAATTCAATGCGGGGTTGAAGACTGACCTTCAGATTGCATTATATGACTCACATACCAGCGGTGAATTTGAGGAGATCTGGGGTCAAGTAATTGCAAAGTATGATCTCCACGGCAATAAATGGCTTCAATCCTTATATGAGGAAAGGTCTTTTTGGGTTCCAGCTTACTTAAAAAGTGTATTCTGGGCTGGAATGAGCACAACACAAAGGTcggaaagcatgaatgcatttttcgaCGGGTATGTCCATTCCGGTACCACGTTGAAGGAATTCATCGACCAATTTGATAATGCTCTTAGAAAGAAGGTGGAGTTAGAGACAATGGTTGATTTCAATTCTAACAACCAAACTATTCCCTGCGTGTCCCATTTTAATATTGAGAAGCAGTTTCAAAGGTTATATACAAATGCAAAGTTCAAAGAGGTACAAAGAGAATTGTTGGGCCTAATGTGTTGTAATTGTTCGTTGGTAAGCACAGAAGGGTGCATTTTAAAATACCAAGTGAGTGATGAAATATCTACTGATGACCACATCAAAACACTCCATTTCTGTGTTTACTATAACGAAGAGGAGGTGGAGGTCAAATGCACGTGTGCACTGTTTTAG
- the LOC121253622 gene encoding beta-galactosidase-like, with protein sequence MLRPDICKLLTLFSLFCSAAASVTYDHRAIMINGQRRILISGSIHYPRSTPEMWPDLIQKAKEGNLDVIQTYVFWNGHEPSPGQYYFEDRYDLVKFIKLVEQAGLYIHLRIGPYVCAEWNFGGFPVWLKYVPGIAFRTDNGPFKAAMQQFTEKIVSMMKAEKLFETQGGPIILSQIENEFGPVEWEIGAPGKDYTNWAAQMAVRLDTGVPWVMCKQEDAPDPVIDTCNGFYCENFKPNKKYKPKMWTENWTGWYTEFGGPVPHRPAEDLAFSVARFIQNGGSFVNYYMYHGGTNFGRTAGGPFIATSYDYDAPIDEFGLPREPKWGHLRDLHKAIKLCESALVSGDPTVTALGSNQEAHVFESKSGACTAFLANYDTKSSAKVSFGSGLYDLPPWSISILPDCKTVVFNTAKLGAQSFQMKMMPINSTFLWESYNEETVSANDDGSTAMSGLWEQINVTRDATDYLWYMTDVKIDSDEGFLKNGQSPILTIFSAGHALHVFINDQLSGNVYGGLENPKLTFSDSVKLRVGINQISLLSVAVGLPNVGLHFEKWNAGVLGPVMLKGLNEGTRDLSKQNWSYKIGLKGETLSLHTVSGSSSVEWVEGSLLARQQPLTWYKTSFRTPEGNDPLALDMNSMGKGQIWINGQSIGRHWPGYKAQGDCADCSYAGTYEDKKCRTNCGEASQRWYHVPRSWLNLSRNLLVVFEEWGGDPSGISLVKRMMACVCADISEGQPTMKNWGMLTSGELNRPKAHLWCLPGQKILQIKFASYGQPQGTCGNFKEGSCHSDKSYDVPQRNCIGKQSCSLSVAPEVFGGDPCPGNMKKLSVEATCG encoded by the exons ATGTTGAGACCTGACATTTGCAAGTTATTGacattgttttctttgttttgttctgcTGCAGCTTCTGTGACTTATGATCACAGAGCTATTATGATTAATGGGCAGAGAAGGATTCTGATATCTGGGTCCATTCACTATCCAAGAAGCACTCCTGAG ATGTGGCCTGATCTTATACAGAAGGCCAAAGAAGGCAATTTGGATGTTATACAGACATATGTGTTTTGGAATGGACACGAGCCTTCTCCAGGACAA tattattttgaGGATAGGTATGACTTAGTTAAGTTCATCAAGCTGGTAGAACAAGCAGGCCTATATATTCATCTCCGGATTGGCCCTTATGTTTGTGCTGAATGGAACTTTGG GGGATTTCCTGTTTGGCTGAAATATGTTCCGGGAATTGCTTTCAGAACAGATAATGGGCCATTCAAG GCGGCAATGCAACAATTTACAGAAAAGATTGTGAGTATGATGAAGGCAGAAAAGTTATTTGAAACTCAGGGTGGTCCTATCATCCTGTCTCAG ATTGAGAATGAATTTGGACCAGTAGAATGGGAAATCGGTGCCCCTGGTAAAGATTATACCAACTGGGCAGCACAAATGGCAGTACGTCTTGACACTGGTGTCCCGTGGGTTATGTGCAAGCAAGAGGATGCCCCTGACCCCGTT ATTGATACCTGCAATGGTTTCTACTGTGAAAATTTCAAGCCAAACAAGAAGTATAAGCCCAAAATGTGGACAGAAAACTGGACTGGTTG GTACACCGAGTTTGGTGGTCCAGTTCCCCATAGGCCAGCAGAAGACTTGGCATTTTCAGTAGCAAGGTTCATTCAGAACGGCGGTTcttttgttaattattatatg TACCATGGGGGAACTAACTTTGGCCGGACAGCTGGTGGTCCCTTTATTGCAACCAGCTACGATTATGATGCTCCAATTGACGAATTTG GACTTCCAAGGGAACCAAAATGGGGACATTTGAGAGATCTGCATAAAGCCATAAAGTTATGTGAATCTGCTCTAGTTTCTGGAGATCCGACCGTGACCGCACTAGGAAGTAATCAAGAG GCTCATGTATTCGAGTCAAAGTCTGGTGCCTGTACTGCTTTTCTTGCCAATTATGACACAAAATCCTCTGCAAAGGTGTCCTTCGGAAGTGGACTATATGACCTGCCACCTTGGTCCATTAGCATTCTTCCCGACTGCAAAACTGTAGTTTTCAACACTGCAAAG CTTGGTGCTCAAAGCTTTCAGATGAAAATGATGCCCATAAATAGCACATTTTTATGGGAGTCATACAATGAAGAAACTGTCTCTGCTAATGATGACGGTTCAACTGCAATGAGCGGACTCTGGGAACAAATAAATGTCACAAGAGATGCTACAGATTATTTGTGGTACATGACAGA TGTCAAGATAGATTCAGATGAAGGATTTCTAAAGAATGGACAATCTCCCATTCTCACAATATTTTCAGCAGGCCATGCTTTGCATGTTTTCATCAATGATCAACTATCAG GAAATGTTTATGGGGGACTGGAGAATCCTAAATTAACTTTTAGCGACTCTGTGAAGCTGAGGGTTGGCATTAACCAGATTTCTTTACTAAGTGTTGCTGTGGGGCTTCCG AATGTTGGCCTGCATTTTGAGAAATGGAATGCTGGGGTTTTAGGCCCAGTCATGTTGAAGGGTCTCAATGAGGGCACAAGAGATTTGTCGAAGCAGAACTGGTCTTACAAG ATTGGTCTAAAAGGTGAAACCTTAAGCCTGCATACTGTTAGTGGGAGTTCCTCCGTTGAATGGGTGGAAGGATCATTACTGGCTAGGCAACAACCCTTGACATGGTACAAG ACTTCTTTCAGAACACCAGAAGGCAATGATCCATTAGCTTTGGATATGAATAGCATGGGAAAAGGTCAAATATGGATAAATGGCCAGAGCATTGGACGCCATTGGCCTGGATATAAAGCACAAGGTGATTGTGCAGATTGTAGTTATGCTGGAACTTATGAGGATAAGAAATGCCGGACTAATTGTGGGGAGGCCTCTCAAAGATG GTACCACGTTCCACGCTCATGGCTGAATCTGAGCAGGAATCTACTGGTTGTGTTTGAAGAATGGGGCGGTGATCCAAGTGGGATTTCTTTAGTAAAACGAATGATGGCATGTGTATGTGCTGATATTTCTGAAGGGCAGCCGACAATGAAGAACTGGGGCATGCTAACCTCCGGTGAACTCAATAGACCCAAAGCTCATTTATGGTGCCTACCTGGGCAGAAAATCCTTCAAATAAAGTTCGCTAGCTATGGACAACCACAAGGAACATGCGGGAACTTTAAGGAAGGAAGCTGTCACTCGGACAAGTCCTATGATGTGCCTCAAAGG AATTGCATTGGAAAGCAATCTTGTTCGTTAAGTGTAGCTCCTGAAGTTTTTGGAGGAGATCCATGTCCAGGTAACATGAAGAAGCTTTCAGTTGAGGCCACCTGTGGCTAA